The genomic stretch TTTCGTAGCAGCTTCTACCATCACTCTTACTAATGGTTCTGTACCTGATGGGCGAACAAGAACTCGACCATTACCAGCCATTTCAGCTTCTACTTCACCGATTACTTTACTTACTTTCGGATTATCTGTTACATGGTTTTTATCACTTACACGGATGTTTTCTAGTTTTTGCGGGAATGTTTTCATTTCAGCCGCAAGCTCAGATAATTTTTTCCCAGTTGCTTTCATCACGTTGATTAATTGGATTCCTGAAAGAAGTCCATCACCAGTTGTATTATGATCTAAGAAAATAATATGACCAGATTGTTCTCCGCCAAGATTATAATTACCTTCACGCATAGCTTCTACTACATAACGGTCACCCACTGCAGTTTGTACATCTTCAATCTCAAGCTCTTTCAAACCTTTATAGAAGCCTAGATTACTCATAACTGTTGATACAATTGTGTTGTTATTTAATAAGCCTTGTTCACGTAAATATTTCGCGCAGATAAACATAATTTTATCTCCATCGACAATTTGACCAATTTCGTCTATTGCAATAACACGGTCGCCATCGCCATCAAAAGCTAAACCAACATCTGCTTTTTTATCTAAAACAAAGGCAGCTAATGCTTCTGGATGTGTAGATCCGACGCCATCATTGATATTTAAACCGTTTGGAGACGCTCCCATCGAACTAATATCCGCATCTAAATCTGCAAATAAATGCGTTGCAAGACCTGAAGTTGCACCATTCGCACAATCAAGTGCAATGTGATATCCATTAAAGTCATTTTCGATTGTTTGTTTCAAGTATTGAATATATTTTTGTTTGCCTTCAAAATAATCGCTCACTGTCCCAAGACCTTCTCCACTTGGTCGAGGTAGCGTATCTTCTGCTGTATCAAGAAGCTGTTCAATTTCTTCTTCCTGATCATCTGACAATTTAAAGCCGTCAGAACCAAAGAATTTAATACCGTTATCATCCACTGGATTATGGCTGGCGGAGATCATTACACTAGCAGAAGCGCCTTGTGCTTTTGTTAAATAAGCTACACCTGGTGTGGAGATAACTCCTAGACGCATTACTTCAATCCCTACAGAAACAAGTCCTGCGATTAAAGCGGATTCAAGCATTTCTCCAGATATACGTGTATCACGAGCTACAAGAACACGTGGATGTTCCCCTACGTGACGGGTTAAAACATACCCACCCATTCTACCTAATCTGAATGCAAGTTCTGGTGTTAATTCAGAGTTTGCAACACCTCTAACTCCATCCGTACCAAAATATTTACCCATTTCATTACTCTCCTTCTAAGTCATTCATTATCTAAATGATTTTTGTTTGTCATTTCATCATTACTTTGTCAAATGCTGGTTCTATCTTTGCTAATCTCAACCATACATTTGTTATTATACCTTTTTTAAGAGAAAATTTCATCCCTCTACAATAAAACGTTGGTATTGCTTGCTTTTCCACTATTCTATGTATAAAAAGTTCTTTGCCAAAAAGGAGGAGTATGAGACTAGCGCCCCACACTCCTTATGTTATGTGCTTTTGGAAGGTACTTCAATAGATGCCTCTTTATCCGTAATAATGAAATCAGCTTGTCTAGGATTAATAACATAGGCAACATTATCCGGTAAGCCATTCAATTCTAGTGGAATACTGTAACTTCCTGCTTTGCTTTTACTCAAATTGGCAATCACACTCAAGTCTTTCGCCGCTATTCCGTCTACTGTTTTCTTCTCTCCAGTTATCGTCACAGATACTTTTCCATTGGCAGGAGTTATCATTTGTGCATCGAAAGTATTTTTCAATCCACTCATGTAGACTTGCATATTAGAAAATGACTTAGAAATTTTTGTATCGTTATCTCCTGAATCATCGGTGTTTTTATCCGTTGTATCTGTGTCTTGGTTATTACTATCTGAAGTTGTTTGATTGTTATTTGCTTCAGACTTTTTTACGGTCTTAATCTTCACCTCTATCGTCGTCGGTTGGACTGATTTGGCTCCAGTTGGAACCGGGACAGTCACTTCTTTGACGGTATCTGCTTTGATTTTAGAAACATCAATTGGAATTTCAATTTCTTTGATTTTTTCAAGGACCGCATCGTCACCAACTACAACTACTTCTGACTTATCTGGTGTCATGCTGGAAATTTCAATATCACTTTCTGGCGTGCCTTCTTGCTTAATTTTCACTGGAACTGACTTGCCGACTTTTTCAACTGGCACGGTCACTTCCACTTCTTGCGGATTTACTTCGACATCTAGCTTGTTCAAATTGCTATCAAAAACAGAGACGGTAGCCTTATCGGTAAATTCGGATTTATGTTTGCCATCACTTTCGAGTGTTGCTTTTACATAAGCAATTTGTTCGATAGTATCTTTTGCACCAGTAATAGAGACTTTTTTAGGATCAATGATGGGCGTTCCAGCTTGATAACCATCTGCAACGACAGATTTGCTCAATTCTACGTCAACAGAGAATTTTTTCGTTACTTTTTCTTGTACATTGACGTTGACTGTTGCTGGATTCACTTTTACTTTTAGGCGGTCAGATACATCTTTCACTTGTAGTTTTACTTCTTGGGTCCCAATGGAAGCATTTTTCAAATCTGCATAAACGGTAAAGTCTTGTTGAGCTTTGGCAGACTGAACGATGCTACGAGGGCCTGAAAGCGTGACTGTAACGGTTTCTGGAATACCCGAAATATATAAATTCGTTTTATCATAATATACTTTGACTGGGACATTCTCGATGACTTCTGAATCACTAGAAGAAGTCGTTGAAAAAGTCGTGGCGTTATTATTATTTGCATTAACTGATGTAAAAAGGATGGCTGCGAGTAGTAAGGCTACAATCCGAATCGACCATTTGTTATTTAAAATTCGATCCATCATTCGCTTTTGCCTCCTTTCCATTTAGAAAAGATAGAAGGTTTCTTTGCAGTTACTGTGACTAGTTCTTTAAGAAGAATTTTATGTAACTCTTCTTCTGACACATCACGGAAAAGTTCTCCACCTTTAGTTAGGGAAATTCCGCCAGTCTCTTCAGAAACTACAATCGTAATACTATCTGTCACTTCACTAATCCCAAGTGCAGCCCGGTGACGCGTTCCAAGTTCTTTGGATAAGAACGGGCTATCTGAAAGTGGCAAGTAACTTGCTGCCGATGCAATTTCGTTTCCTTTAATAATAACTGCTCCATCATGAAGCGGTGTATTCGGAATAAAAATATTAATTAATAATTGAGAAGAAATTTTTGCATTTAACGGAATCCCTGTTTCAATATAATCGTCCATGCCTGTATCGCGCGCCACTGAAATCAGCGCCCCAATTCGACGTTTTGCCATATACTGGGTAGACTTTTCGATAGACTCGATTAAATGATGCTGTTCACGCTCTATTCTTGATCCATAACGAGTAAAAATATTGCCTCGTCCAAGCGTTTCTAAAGCACGGCGTAATTCCGGTTGGAAGATAATTATAATTGCAAGGAATCCCCAAGTAAGCATCTGATCCGTAATCCATTCTACTGTTTGGAGACCAAAAAATCCGCTTAATAGTTTGACTGCAATGATAATAAAAATGCCTTTTAATAATTGTACTGCTTTTGTACCTCGGATTAACATGATCACTTTATAAATTACAAACCATACGACAAGAATATCTACAATATTTGCTAGATAATGCAATATCGACATATTGGAAAAATCCATCACTTCACCTCCGTGCCTCTTGAAAACCATTTATGATCACATGGTTCACTTTCTTTATTATAGCATAAGAGTGCAGGTGGAAAAAGCAATCGTCCCGCCAAAAATTGGAAAGATTTGTTAAAGAAATCATTCAGCGCTCTTTAATTTTAATTTATTACAAAACAATACCATAGATTTTTTTAATACCCATATTCGTAATATTACCCCGTACTGTTCCGTTATTTGAAACTTCGATTTTGACTGCACGATCATTCTTAAAAGATGTTAAGTCATCATTAAAATTAGCAGCGTATTCGTACATATCTACATTATTTCCACTAGTATCACCAATATTACTCGAAGCAAAAATAAATGATTTAGATGCCTCGAATAGTTTTGGCGATACGAGTCGAGATGCAGTTGTATACCCCCCACCAGATTCAAGGACAACTTGGATAATATCAAAATTATTTAACGTTTCACGTAATTTAAAATTTGTTGTCATATCCCCTTTAGTACTTTGATCAAAAATAACTTCTGTACGTTTTCTACTTATAATAAGGTTTCTTAAACTTTCAATTTCTGTTTCTATGTTTTCACTATTATTTTCTACAAGATCAAATGCTCTATTCATACGATTCCCTGCTCCTCCCAAAGCATATCCTACTACAATATGCTTTTGGTTATTTTTATAATATACACAAACATTTTCCGGTTCTGCAAAATTGCTTTCTGTGGTTTGCATTGCTTTTGTATTGAACTTAAATGTTGTTTGATACACACGTTTTCCAGTTACTATATCCACGCAAGTTAATTGTTTTGGTTCTTCAACGCCACCAGTACCAGAAGCTGTATATAAATATGGAAAATCTAACGCACACCCTTGGTAAACATATGCATCATTTGCTTCAGTTGCCTTTACTTTATAAAGTACTTCAAGCTTTCCCTCTCTTACAGAGGAAGCACGCACGATTCTAATATTAAACGTTTTAGGATCTCCACCTGAATGAAAAACCAACATATCGTTTTTCAAATCTCCTGAAATTCGGTTATAGCTGCCACTCTCTACTTTTGAAATGAAAATACTGGACTCGGTTCCCTTTAGGATTTTATTACTTTCATAAGGGTAACAAACCACTTCCCATTTATTGTTAATTTTATATGCCGACCAAATATGCATTTTTTTACTTTCTAAATTATAATCAAGTGCAATATTTGTTCCATGCCCACCGTTTAAACACCACATTTGATCAATGTAATTTCCTTTCAAATCTGTCCTCGTAATGTTATATGACTCCCCAGCTCCAGCATCAGTCATTTTTTTTCCGCTGTACTGTTGCGTCCAGTAAATCATATCTCGCTCGTAGTCAACAGAAACAGATTGCATTACTCTAGCATTGTAATCAACATTATGTTTAGGTATAGAAGCTAGAATAGTTGCTTCATTTTCTATTACTTTCAAATTTGCCATTATCCGATCCCCTTTTGATTTATTATCAGCTGATAAACTAAGTATAAGACAAATTAACTTTCAAAAAGTATCGAAAAAGTATCATCAAAAAACTCGCATCAGGCTATCTGATACGAGTTTTTCATTTTTCATTTAGTTACATTTACAGTTGAATGAAGCTCCTGTGGTTCTCCATATAAGTTAATTTCAAAAGCTTTTCCTGCAAGTAGTGTTATTTCCACACTATTTCTTTCTACTTTCACTTCTAACAAACGATCTCGGAAGTTGATTTTGAAACGGTAATTTTCCCAGCCATCAGGTAAGAATGGTGCAAAGCTTAATTCGCCATCAGTTACTCGCATACCAGCAAAGCCTTGAACGATGGATAACCAGCTTCCTGCCATAGAGGTAATGTGCAGTCCATCTTCTGTATCGTTGTTAATGTTATCAAGCTCTAGTCTTGCTGTACGTTTGTATAGTTCTACTGCTTTATCATATTTACCAAGTTCTGAAGCTAACACTGCGTGAACAGCTGGCGATAAGCTAGATTCGTGTACTGTTAATGGCTCATAGAATTCAAAGTTACGTTGTTTTGTATCAAAATCAAAGTCATCATAGAATAAATATAAACCTTGAAGGACATCTGCTTGTTTAATGAAACAAGAACGTAAAATTTTATCCCAAGACCAATTTTGGTTAATCGGCATATCTTCTGGTTTTAATGTATCCGTGGAACGTAACTCTTTAT from Listeria monocytogenes ATCC 19117 encodes the following:
- the dacA gene encoding diadenylate cyclase, with amino-acid sequence MDFSNMSILHYLANIVDILVVWFVIYKVIMLIRGTKAVQLLKGIFIIIAVKLLSGFFGLQTVEWITDQMLTWGFLAIIIIFQPELRRALETLGRGNIFTRYGSRIEREQHHLIESIEKSTQYMAKRRIGALISVARDTGMDDYIETGIPLNAKISSQLLINIFIPNTPLHDGAVIIKGNEIASAASYLPLSDSPFLSKELGTRHRAALGISEVTDSITIVVSEETGGISLTKGGELFRDVSEEELHKILLKELVTVTAKKPSIFSKWKGGKSE
- the glmM gene encoding phosphoglucosamine mutase, giving the protein MGKYFGTDGVRGVANSELTPELAFRLGRMGGYVLTRHVGEHPRVLVARDTRISGEMLESALIAGLVSVGIEVMRLGVISTPGVAYLTKAQGASASVMISASHNPVDDNGIKFFGSDGFKLSDDQEEEIEQLLDTAEDTLPRPSGEGLGTVSDYFEGKQKYIQYLKQTIENDFNGYHIALDCANGATSGLATHLFADLDADISSMGASPNGLNINDGVGSTHPEALAAFVLDKKADVGLAFDGDGDRVIAIDEIGQIVDGDKIMFICAKYLREQGLLNNNTIVSTVMSNLGFYKGLKELEIEDVQTAVGDRYVVEAMREGNYNLGGEQSGHIIFLDHNTTGDGLLSGIQLINVMKATGKKLSELAAEMKTFPQKLENIRVSDKNHVTDNPKVSKVIGEVEAEMAGNGRVLVRPSGTEPLVRVMVEAATKEETDEYCERISAVVRSEMALND
- a CDS encoding YbbR-like domain-containing protein, translated to MDRILNNKWSIRIVALLLAAILFTSVNANNNNATTFSTTSSSDSEVIENVPVKVYYDKTNLYISGIPETVTVTLSGPRSIVQSAKAQQDFTVYADLKNASIGTQEVKLQVKDVSDRLKVKVNPATVNVNVQEKVTKKFSVDVELSKSVVADGYQAGTPIIDPKKVSITGAKDTIEQIAYVKATLESDGKHKSEFTDKATVSVFDSNLNKLDVEVNPQEVEVTVPVEKVGKSVPVKIKQEGTPESDIEISSMTPDKSEVVVVGDDAVLEKIKEIEIPIDVSKIKADTVKEVTVPVPTGAKSVQPTTIEVKIKTVKKSEANNNQTTSDSNNQDTDTTDKNTDDSGDNDTKISKSFSNMQVYMSGLKNTFDAQMITPANGKVSVTITGEKKTVDGIAAKDLSVIANLSKSKAGSYSIPLELNGLPDNVAYVINPRQADFIITDKEASIEVPSKST